GGGACAATGGGGGACACTGCCTGGCGCGGCGGTGCCCCACCCCATGGGCAGACGGGCAGATAGTGGTTTACCCATATCTAGCACATAGCACCTTACATGATATTAATAATGCCCTATTCCCCTAAACATATGTAATTGCTGATGTATGCTCATCAACCAatgtaaaatgttgtttttcttAATAAAGATTcataatattttgaacattcaatgaattgacagatgcacttccaataaagaTTTACTTTagctatttaattttatttatttttcattacaatttactcactttaaaattgtaattgcaCAACACCACAggaacagtttaaaaaaatgatttagtcACAACTTTAGTCCTCCAGAGGGGGAGGAAGGATGGTGAACTTGCATGTTAGTAAAGTCTGCATGTTAGTCTGTCGTTTGACATCGTATTTCCCCTCAGATGGAGAAAGACGTTTTGCAAAGGTCACAAAAAGCCCTCTCGGTATCCCCCTCAACACCTTTCAGCCACAAAAATTTATTTCCCCAGTCTTTCTTGTACCCACACCATCTCTTTTTAATTGTATGATGGCGGTGCCTCAGACTCCATTTTTGGTTGGAAAGCGTGCATCTAAAAGTTCCTTCCCAGTGTGTCTTGCACGTGCGTGCGCCGTCATGACAACAAAGTTGACAACCATAGACTCAGAGCCGTTGAAAAACATCTTTTTCTATGGCTctgcatagactgtaaaaaaatgacaaCCTTGTCAGCAGTTCAACTGAGGAGGGGTGGGTGTGGTAACAGCAGCGTGCTGAACTGTCGAGTAATGTTCGATTGGCTGCCTGGGCTTCTTCGAGGATATAGATCGACCAAATATTTTTGAACAAGCATTGATTATGCGTGACATGGTCTTTTTTTCGGGACGCGTGAATTTGGCTTTAAACGCTACGCGGGACGGGTGACCCTAcggcagccgctgagcgaacacacagagtaacgtcataacctcattttaaacacacttaaatgtatctaatatgataaacagagctgcattacctcatactcatgaccggaaaagtggaaatagcGCGGCGACTGTgtccgtcataataaaagtcccgctgatAGCGAGGCACGTGTTGTTtatctcattaacaatcgctccagcagctgtcctcagctccacaacactcggtcctgctctgctttacactacagtaactttaataaccacatccatcaacgtgatttctgcccgagtcctattttccaccggctgtgaggtgaagaccacatgtccaaGATGCTAAGCTCAAACTTgtcgtcatcaaactacacctttgttttgaataggcgccctctagcggacggaaagttgcatagtgcacctttaacataaCTGAATTTTAGCACCTGATACACAGATTTTACTGCATCAATTCCAGCACGACTCCTAATCATTTGGATCATTAGTGCAGTGAAGTGGATTATCAGCACAGAATCACAAAACAGCGTCTTAACATGTCGACAATATAAATCAAACTCTTCCAGTCTCAACGATAAAGGTCAAAGTAGACATTGTTTGTGAGAAGCCTGTGAAGACCACaggctggcattatgcaaatcaGTTACAAACCTACATAGGTTCATGCAGGGAAGTAAGACTGGAATTACTAACGACGCATTTCAGGCAGTTTAGAATTGATTCTTCTAGGAGTAAATAACTCAATTTTTTCGCGCACTTTTACATTTATGTACAGCTATATTGCACACTACATGAAAGTTATTATCTGAAAAAGCAGAATAGGGGCACTCTAACATACTATAGCTATTATGATGTCCTTTTAGTAGACACATGCCCATGTGGCTCACCTGTTTGCTGTCATACAGGGCATGACTGCTCAAAGACATCTGCTTCTCTTGCCCAGCCCACCGCCTCAACTCCCTCTCAAACAGCTGAAGAACAAACAGCACATCATGAGTGAACATAACTGACCTCGAAACACTGCGAGACTGATGTCAGGTGTGATGACACAGTTAAGCAATCACATTATTGGACTTCAATGAAGAGATCCAGAAAACATCACATTAAAGTTAGATAGTACACAGtaaagtatgtcaaaatgtaacatatttccaaatgtaagatCTTTGGTATCTCTTCTGTGCTGTAAGATCGAATGTGTGTATTTTTCCATCAGATTTTATTACGTAGTGAACCTTTGTATCAAAATATGTCTGTTTCCACCTCTCCAGACATGAGATAATACCATTTGCAGTATTCTCTTAAAGGTCTTAAAGGTGTCAAAACAACACCTCATATATCTATCTCTGTCATTTGACCACTCACGCCGACCTAGACGTTACACCAACTATGACACAATGGAAAAGTCTGTTTGACCTTTCCTTATTAGGCCATAACATAAGTTTAAGAGGATGCAAGTTTCCTGCatatatgttcatattattttgCTGGTCACTTCTGTTTCTTTTGCTTTGTCTCTTcaacctttcctttcattctgtaaatatatattttttgacttATTAATCTCAAAATATCTCATCTAAAATGaatgtttgtgtttatataaatgtataacacacacacacacacacacacacacacacacacacacacacacacacacacacacacacacacacacacacacacacacacacacacacacacacacacacacacacacacacacacacacacacacacacacacacacacacacacacgtgaaaTTTCAAAGTAAGGAAGCCACACACCTTAGACCCGGTCCATCCCAGAGTAGCAAAGGCAAACTGGCTGTAGGGACTGACCACCAGATCTACCCGTACAGCTCTCCAGCCTGACGCTTCACTGGCTCTTTCAGTTTCACTTCCTGTACTGACATCCTGAACAGAAGCATTGGAATTCGATTTGCAGCTTACAGCAGACGCCTGAAGCTTAAATATGGAAAAACATCTCTCAAAGCGATCCATGTTACTAGGAGCTCGAGCTGGACCGTCCATTTTTTCCAGATAAGAGTTTCTGGTCGTCTTGTGATACAGCAGTAAGCCCTGGTGTAAAATACATGTTCCTTTGTAAAGATATTGTATGAGTAAAATGCACATTTATATAACATGTACAACATCAAACAGACAAAAGGGATGGATTTGATCATTCAACTATTTAAAGAACGCCACAAGTACCTGCTCCTCCAACCAGTTTGTGATTTTAGGCATCAGTCCTTCCTCTTTACCTTCCTCTGGATGCGTTATGAGAAAATCCACATCATGACCGACTTCTTTCCCCCTTAAATATAAACAGCAAAACTCAGCAGTTTGATTGTTTATTTCATCAAAACAATGTCTACTTTATTATCGAATAGCTCTATTTATAAAGTTGGATATATAAAAGATTAAACTTTACCaacatacatacagtacattcACATAaagtaatatattatatataactaCAATATGTAAACTAAATTGATAGCTGAACTCTCTATATAAAGTTTGATTTATAAGTATATCCAACTTTATCTGCATATATACATTACACTCACataaactatatattttttaataaatctcaaCAGTTTGATTGTTTTATATCGTCACAAAACATAAACTTTATTATTATCAAGTTCTTTATAAAGTTAGATATATAGTAAATCCAACTTTATTTGCATACATACAGTAAACTAAAGCGATATATACCATATAGAATATTTTTACTGCTTGACTATATTATCAACCCTGCTCTAATCTGTTAAATGCAACTATAAAGCATAAATATACTGTATTAGGATATTATAAACATTAGCATCatgattttctgtaaagctactttgaaacaatatgtattgtgaaaagcactATAAAACAAAATTGACGACTTAAAATGGCCATgaactctaaaaaatgctttaaagACACAGTATTAATAAGGCATGATCTGACCTCCTGAAGCCTCCCATGAGCTGGATCTCTGCTCCGGACAGCACAGCGCATACAGCCTTCTCTACGATATCACTGATGACATCAGCCTCCGCCTTAGTGACGGGTTTCTGGAGGTCATCGTAATACTGGACTCCTGAAAATGATGAGGTCAGAGGTCATTTGAAATTcgatttaagtttttttttgaaGGACCACATAACTCATCAACCGATGCAACATGTTCTTTTTTGTAGACTTTTTAGTCATCAATATACCTATGTAtcaaatgttaagtggtctcttaatttttttcagagctgtatatcaaaattaaattcataatcaaAGCCTAAATCAATTTTCATcctcctatattattattatttatttccagTTATATTACTACTTAATCAACAGAACCACtaattgtttcttgttttctaaagtttgTATTTGTTCTCTGacggagtgactgagggtctggcctagagatgtgtgatgtgtcgctaaacacttgtgtgtgtttggattttggagaaATCACACACTCCTAACATGCCACGAGTGCGGTAACAGTtcttgctcacttagcccggatttcagagatgaaatatggattgGTCTTTCATTTTAtgtcatattttattcatttaatattttcttttactaaAACACTAAAGAATTATGGTGAATACGGTCTGTactctcactgagagaaagcacatgttatcagtatgttttgggaaaATTTCCAatcagaactggagcttaatcagctccaaccttggagagactgtgtatctgtgtatgtgcgcaggATTCAGTGTTACAGATCAGTATTGAAGGTGTACAAAGGGCATCCTAGGAAGAGAGACAGTGTGTTGTTCTGGACACGCTGGCgactgctccagatctggaaggtcacaaCGTGCTTTATTTCGGGGTGAAAAAGTCAACATGTGATCTATGGAGACGTGAACctgattaactgacaatgtgtggaaatttaccatgactgtctATTTTCTCTGAGCAAATCAGAATCATCCAATGACTGGATaaaccttgaaaacagtataactgttgaGAAATTGTATGTATGATAGACAGGTCGAGGGTGCGcagcctacgaactccttgtgagacttgaagctggcttctgctgatgaaactgaaaactattcttcagtaaatctTCACTTGATTGAACAGCATGTCTCCTGGTCTTCTTTTCAACATATCTGGTCTCCGGGTCTAAACTGTTACCCCAACAAGATGATCTAATGAATTTAAACTGAACATCAGAATGGGGAAGAAAGGTGATTTGAgagtatttcagaaactgctgatctactgggattttcacaaaCATCTGTAGAGATTTCAGAGAATGAtccagaaaacagaaaatatccAGTGAGCGGCAGTTCTGTgtgcaaaaatgccttgttgatgccagaGGTCAGAGAAGAACAGCCAGACTGGTTCagctgatagaaaggcaacagtaactcaaataaATCTCTTGTTGCACCACTCGTCTCTGAATGCTCAACATGCCCAACCTTGAAGCAGGCggactacaacagcagaagacacacCGCGATACACTCCTGTTAGCTGGGAACAGGAATTTGAGGCTCCAAATTCATACGGGATCACCAAAACTGGACCATAGAAGATTGGAAAatattgcctggtctgatgagtcgaAGTGGATTTCTGCTGTGACATTCAAAtggtagggtcagaatttggcaaaaacaacataaaagcATGGATCCATCCTGCCTTGTATCAACGGTTCAGACTGCTGCTGGTGGTGTCACGGTGTGTTGGATATTTTCTTAGTACACTTTTGAGCACTTTTGTACCAATTGAGCATTGTTTAAACAGCACAGCTGACCTGAGTACTGTTGCTGACCatatccatccctttatgaccacagtgtaccatcttctgatggctatattatttctatatataaataatgacCAATCAAAGGCTGTttgagagaaacacacacatacctTATATAGGTTGTTTGATACAAATATTTCTTTATCTATGAATATAATTTTAGAAATTTAGCAGAGTGAATTTGCATTACCCGCTTGCTGTGCACGGTTCAACTGTTGTCCTGTGCGAACCAAATCATCAGGAGATCTCAAACCCTCTCTAAACCAGCGATCTGCCGTCCGCACACCCACCCCAAAAATACCAGTCAGTGCCTGCAGAAAAGGAAGATGTGACGTCATAATTCACAAACTAAAGGTAAGAAATCAGGCATTTCATTTATAATGGCATTTTTGTCAGAATAGAATATTTCTGCAAAAATAGTACATAGTATGCTATTGTTGAACATATCCATTATTACCTTCATGGCCTGATATTGCTCCGATCGTCTTGTTGATTCCACTTCTCTTGATGATCCATCTTCTAAAATCTCCTAAATGGTGAAATAAGCTTCTTAACAGAAATATCTAGATAATATGGATTTTTGAGAGaagtttacatttatgcattcagcagatacttttattcatttctttttttctgctgaaaaacaaaagatattttgaagaatgtttgaaaCTAAACAGCTGATTGACTTTCATAGgaatggaaaaaaatactatactattgaagtcaatgggggCAAGAAACaatttggttacaaacattcttcaaaatatcttcttttggcttcagcagaacaaagaaatgcatcatgtttggaacaacttgagggtgagtaaatgatgacagatttcatttttggttgaactatcccctTTAAGCTACAAGAAAGCATAATTGTCACCTTTATAACCCTCTGTGAATGGTCACCCAGGCAGGGCAAAGACCTCAGATCCTCCATGTTCTTCACTCGATAGGGAAGTGCCTTTAGGACTGAGGCTGCCCGTCTAAACGCGACGCTCCGTCCTTCATTGTCATTATATTCAGCATTTTGAGATAAGATTTCAAGAGCTTCCTACAGGACATTGTCAAATAACTGTTCATCTTTAGCTCAATGGAAGCGAATAAACTGAAAGCAGTAAATAACTCACTGTTAGAAATGAATTGTGGTGTTTCAAAGGTGTCCGTCTTTGACAGGCGTAACTTTTTATCAGCATTGCAGTTGGGTCTGTGTTGGGTTTTGGGTTaacctgcaacacatttacaTACTTAGTTAATATGCtctttttaaagtaatgtgtCAATAAAAGAGATCTGCTCTTGCACCTGTAATGCGTGCCTCTCCTGAACTGTAACGGGATGTCCTGCCTCCATGCTCTCCGTAAACCACCTGATGTCCAACAAATGGACAGAACTGGAAGAATCTCGTCCTGTTTGGTTGTCCAACCAGGCCTGGACTTCATCCCCGCTGTTGTTTTCTGACACAATATGTGTGATGGAGGAACtgtaagagagaaaaaaaaacgtgcCACCCACAAATACGATCATCCTTTACGCAGCCTAAAATGTAAAAGGTATCTATCATTTATAAACACCcaatttatacactgtaaattGTATAGTATATCTAAAATTTGTTTATATGATTATATATTTTCTGCTCATTATAGTATTGTACAACAGTAAgaaattacttatttttaatcaaatttaaaatgtttataactCGTTTTATGGTACCCTTACAAAAAAGTGCTGTGCCAATAACATGGTAAACCTGTAATGTAAACGTACCTGTAGGTTTCTTTAATAAGAAATCCTTTGCTCCGTCCTAGTCTGGTAAGAAATGCTCTTCTAGATGTCCCCATCTTTCTCTCCAAAATGAATATAGAAACATGAGGGAATTTACAGGTGTCATTCTGTTGGCTTACAATTAGAGATACTTTCCTGCGTTTTAATGGGATCATATAAACACGTTGGATCCTCCTTCTGCCAGCTTCAACAACCTCATCTACCACCACAGCAGATATAATCAAACCTCCTGCATTTCCACAAGATTGATGAAAAAGATATCACGTGAGAGTCACAGGAAGAGAAAACTTTTAAGTAAATGTTAAAAAGCATCAGTGGCCGGAAAGTTATCTTTAATTGGTCTCGGTGGGTATGGGTAATAAGTATTTAAACCATAATCGTGTTGTTCACAAACGTCACCAAAAAACGCAAAACATCTTCATATTTAATGCGAGTTAAAAAGTAACGTCAGATTATAGCCACTTGCCACCTTCCACGAGCGCCACCTCTCGGAAGACGGACATCGACCCTTATGTATAGGGGGACTATTTTGAGTGGTGCACATGTTGGTGCACCCATAAAGAGTTCCGACtcttatttaaaaacataataaaaatttaataaaattataacaataAATGTTAAAGGTCCAGAAAAGATTTTCTTGGTCGTCTAATGTATTTACAATACCATGTCACCCACATGCGATTATAAATCAATAACACACAATCACGTGGAAATGAGGGGGCGTGTCCTTGCAATAAAACGCGCATCGTCttgtttgtttaaattgtattttgtcaaaggaatagttcaccctaaaataaaaattatgtcaTCGTTTACTGTCCCTCAACCTATTCCAATCCTTTTAgacactaaacacacacacacacaaagatattttaaagaatgtcagtaaccaaacagttgatggtcccattgacttctatagtatggggaaaaatactatggaagtcaatggggtgaCCAACTTTGGTAactgacattctttaaaatatcttcctttgtgttcagcagaagaaagaaacgcACACAGGGTTGGAACAAGTTGTGGGAGCATAAGCaatgacaacatttttattttagagtGAACTGTTCCTCATGAGTTATATCAAATTCTTAttatgtgaaataaaataatagaagTATGTAATGTTGGCATA
The window above is part of the Pseudorasbora parva isolate DD20220531a chromosome 23, ASM2467924v1, whole genome shotgun sequence genome. Proteins encoded here:
- the polm gene encoding DNA-directed DNA/RNA polymerase mu; translated protein: MSVFREVALVEGGLIISAVVVDEVVEAGRRRIQRVYMIPLKRRKVSLIVSQQNDTCKFPHVSIFILERKMGTSRRAFLTRLGRSKGFLIKETYSSSITHIVSENNSGDEVQAWLDNQTGRDSSSSVHLLDIRWFTESMEAGHPVTVQERHALQVNPKPNTDPTAMLIKSYACQRRTPLKHHNSFLTEALEILSQNAEYNDNEGRSVAFRRAASVLKALPYRVKNMEDLRSLPCLGDHSQRVIKEILEDGSSREVESTRRSEQYQAMKALTGIFGVGVRTADRWFREGLRSPDDLVRTGQQLNRAQQAGVQYYDDLQKPVTKAEADVISDIVEKAVCAVLSGAEIQLMGGFRRGKEVGHDVDFLITHPEEGKEEGLMPKITNWLEEQGLLLYHKTTRNSYLEKMDGPARAPSNMDRFERCFSIFKLQASAVSCKSNSNASVQDVSTGSETERASEASGWRAVRVDLVVSPYSQFAFATLGWTGSKLFERELRRWAGQEKQMSLSSHALYDSKQNLYLRAKTEEEIFAYLGLEFIPPSERNA